The Deltaproteobacteria bacterium genome has a window encoding:
- the rsmI gene encoding 16S rRNA (cytidine(1402)-2'-O)-methyltransferase, giving the protein MNVDKKKGTLYVVATPIGNLEDITLRAIRVLKEVQLIAAEDTRRTKKLLDSYQIHTPMTSLYDQIEERKSSLLISKMNEGMNVAFVSDAGTPGISDPGYVFINQAIAHGIRVIPIPGASAVITALSVSGLPMDCFAFYGFLPPRSGKRKQFLSFLTDETKTLVFYESPKRLMASLCDIEAVLGNRKMVVLRELTKVFEEIVRGTVNDGINYFQERVIKGEVTLVVAGKERIARLVSDEDISARYKQLHENSDSSRRDIIEKLANELGISRKRVYRLVLNMVDRE; this is encoded by the coding sequence GAAAAAAGGTACATTATACGTCGTGGCAACCCCGATAGGGAACCTTGAAGATATCACCCTCCGGGCTATCCGCGTTCTCAAAGAAGTTCAGCTTATAGCCGCTGAGGATACGAGGAGGACAAAAAAACTGTTGGATTCGTATCAGATTCACACACCCATGACCAGTCTTTATGACCAGATTGAGGAAAGAAAGAGCAGCCTTCTTATTTCCAAAATGAATGAAGGCATGAATGTGGCCTTCGTATCCGATGCCGGAACACCGGGGATATCAGACCCGGGGTATGTGTTTATTAATCAGGCGATTGCTCATGGAATAAGAGTTATTCCTATTCCCGGCGCATCGGCTGTTATCACAGCGCTCTCTGTTTCCGGTCTGCCGATGGATTGTTTCGCCTTTTACGGATTTTTACCTCCACGATCCGGAAAAAGGAAACAATTTTTATCGTTCCTCACGGATGAGACAAAGACTCTGGTATTTTATGAATCTCCCAAAAGGCTGATGGCGTCGCTGTGTGATATTGAGGCTGTACTTGGTAACCGGAAGATGGTCGTATTGAGGGAGCTAACGAAAGTATTCGAAGAAATCGTGCGAGGAACAGTTAATGATGGTATCAATTACTTCCAGGAACGGGTCATCAAGGGTGAAGTGACGTTGGTCGTGGCGGGGAAGGAGAGGATAGCTCGTTTGGTTTCCGATGAAGATATTTCTGCCAGATATAAACAGTTGCATGAAAATTCGGATTCTTCCCGCCGGGACATCATTGAAAAACTTGCCAATGAATTGGGGATTTCAAGGAAGAGGGTTTACCGTCTAGTGTTAAACATGGTTGATAGAGAATAA
- a CDS encoding DUF799 family lipoprotein, with amino-acid sequence MMSRFNHIVMLVIALIMVQGCASKGPQRVNSDYSKKGTRLIAILPVKNKTANAKAGQILREMVLNELYFKGYPKIPLQVIDEKILKIYKEGVDYRREDIPPKAIGELLGTDAVLYTTLDECSTSFSIIYAPTHVSVVFELRSAKTGETLWSSQYRTVKRNYGISQEQLEMESFQVYEPAIQEVVDKAMKTLPDGPDSAT; translated from the coding sequence ATGATGTCTAGATTCAATCATATTGTAATGCTGGTAATTGCATTAATTATGGTGCAGGGGTGTGCATCGAAAGGACCCCAGAGAGTGAATTCCGATTATAGTAAAAAGGGTACAAGACTTATTGCCATATTACCTGTGAAAAATAAGACAGCCAATGCAAAGGCGGGTCAGATATTAAGAGAAATGGTTCTTAACGAACTGTATTTTAAGGGCTATCCCAAAATCCCTTTACAAGTGATTGATGAAAAAATCCTTAAAATCTATAAAGAAGGTGTGGATTATAGAAGAGAGGATATTCCTCCGAAGGCCATAGGTGAACTCCTTGGTACCGATGCGGTCCTTTATACTACTTTGGATGAGTGTTCCACTTCCTTCTCAATTATTTACGCGCCTACGCATGTTTCCGTTGTTTTTGAGCTGCGGAGTGCAAAGACGGGTGAAACGCTCTGGAGTTCCCAGTATAGAACCGTCAAAAGGAATTACGGGATTTCGCAGGAACAGCTCGAGATGGAATCGTTCCAGGTCTACGAGCCGGCTATCCAGGAAGTTGTGGACAAGGCCATGAAAACTCTTCCCGATGGTCCTGATTCAGCGACATAG